In the genome of Meles meles chromosome 2, mMelMel3.1 paternal haplotype, whole genome shotgun sequence, one region contains:
- the DPRX gene encoding divergent paired-related homeobox encodes MSGTGDLPKGKHQKHSQRKRTMFTEKQLADLESLFSKNPYPAPSLQKEMASKLEIPPTVLQVWFKNYRAKLKKVKQQLAGAEVKTSSSKGPMDAPPESPCGAHQASLVYTDHPTPSFQLSLCSNLKVLPDHSVGHKIVHFGCCRDPNIYSLCPIMESRILPTTFTAYSLGSSSPQRT; translated from the coding sequence ATGTCCGGCACAGGGGACCTCCCTAAAGGAAAGCACCAGAAGCATTCACAAAGGAAACGGACCATGTTCACTGAGAAACAACTGGCTGATTTGGAATCCTTGTTCAGCAAGAACCCATACCCTGCTCCTAGCCTTCAGAAAGAAATGGCCTCGAAACTGGAGATCCCTCCCACCGTACTGCAGGTTTGGTTTAAGAACTACAGAGCAAAACTCAAGAAAGTCAAACAGCAATTAGCTGGAGCAGAAGTCAAGACCAGCTCTTCCAAGGGACCCATGGATGCCCCTCCAGAATCCCCCTGTGGTGCCCACCAAGCCTCCCTGGTTTATACAGATCACCCAACACCTTCCTTCCAACTCAGCTTATGCTCCAATCTGAAGGTTCTCCCAGACCATTCTGTTGGCCACAAAATAGTCCACTTTGGCTGTTGCCGAGACCCTAACATCTACTCTCTTTGTCCCATTATGGAATCTCGAATTCTTCCCACAACCTTCACTGCTTATTCTCTTGGTTCTTCATCTCCACAAAGAACTTAA